From a region of the Oryza sativa Japonica Group chromosome 6, ASM3414082v1 genome:
- the LOC4340655 gene encoding tRNA threonylcarbamoyladenosine dehydratase isoform X1 has product MGERARQWLLVAGAGAAVGALSTAAVMRILSRSKRREGYVRSLLESNGVASGGAGSSVGTRVVATSDLLDDEVVSEQLTRNIQFFGMESQKKVTGSFVVVIGLGGVGSHAASMLLRSGVGRLLLVDFDQVSLSSLNRHAVATRDDVGTPKALCLKKHFSMIYPECQIEAKVQLYDPSCEDEILSGQPDFVLDCIDNIDTKVALLAACVRRGLRVLSAMGAGARADPTRIRVADLRESSNDPLSRAVRYRLKKDHGIEGGIPVVFSLEKPKAKLLPFQASKEEETPSDYQIVPGFRVRIIPVLGTIPAIFGQVMASYVITQLAKLDFQTEPIVNMDLDHYRILHHRLLEHEELIYGSAEQVLVDAEEVMYIVKELWRGRSARDQNLKDTGRKMWRSVNELMLVRWDKSKPAGVSNLILLKFNEADAHESTTLDQIKEEEPEFYNMVSRVLKQAEAEFAL; this is encoded by the exons ATGGGGGAGAGAGCGAGGCAGtggctcctcgtcgccggcgccggcgccgcggttggggcgctctccaccgccgccgtcatgaGGATCCTCTCGAG ATCCAAGCGGAGGGAGGGGTACGTGCGCAGCCTGCTGGAGTCGAACGGCGTCGCCAGTG GTGGTGCTGGATCGAGCGTTGGTACTCGGGTTGTCGCTACTTCGGATCTTCTTGATGATGAAGTGGTCTCCGAACAGCTCACAAG gaATATACAATTTTTTGGCATGGAATCTCAGAAGAAAGTGACAGGGTCGTTTGTTGTAGTAATTGGTCTTGGAGGGGTTGGCAGTCATGCTGCTTCAATGCTTCTTAGATCTGGTGTTGGCCGGTTGCTCCTTGTGGATTTTGATCAG GTTTCGCTGTCTTCGCTGAATCGGCATGCTGTGGCAACAAGAGATGACGTTGGAACACCTAAAGCATTATGCCTCAAGAAGCATTTTTCGATGATATATCCAGAGTGTCAAATCGAAGCAAAAGTGCAGTTGTATGATCCATCATGCGAGGATGAAATTCTTTCTGGACAACCAGACTTTGTTCTTGATTGTATAGATAACATTGATACGAAG GTTGCACTCCTTGCGGCTTGCGTACGCAGAGGTTTAAGGGTGCTTTCAGCAATGGGGGCTGGGGCTCGAGCGGACCCAACCAGAATTCGTGTTGCAGATTTGAGGGAATCAAGCAATGATCCTCTTTCTCGGGCT GTGCGGTATCGGCTGAAGAAGGACCATGGAATTGAAGGTGGAATACCGGTAGTTTTTTCCTTGGAGAAGCCCAAGGCAAAGCTACTTCCTTTTCAAGCttcaaaagaagaagaaactcCATCAGATTACCAG ATCGTGCCAGGATTCAGGGTGCGCATTATCCCAGTGCTGGGAACTATCCCTGCAATATTTGGTCAAGTTATGGCCTCATATGTGATTACTCAGCTTGCCAAGTTGGATTTTCAAACTGAACCAATTGTTAACATGGATTTGGATCATTACCGTATTCTTCACCATCGTCTTCTTGAGCATGAGGAGCTAATATATGGTTCTGCTGAACAAGTTTTG GTCGATGCTGAAGAAGTAATGTACATTGTCAAAGAATTGTGGCGTGGTCGAAGTGCTAGAGATCAAAATCTGAAGGACACTGGCCGTAAAATGTGGAGATCTGTCAATGAATTAATGCTTGTTCG gtGGGATAAATCAAAGCCTGCTGGCGTGTCAAACTTAATACTTCTCAAGTTCAATGAG GCAGATGCACATGAATCCACCACTCTTGACCAAATAAAGGAAGAAGAACCTGAATTTTACAACATGGTTTCACGTGTTCTGAAACAAGCTGAAGCAGAATTTGCTTTATGA
- the LOC4340655 gene encoding tRNA threonylcarbamoyladenosine dehydratase isoform X2, translating to MMKWSPNSSQVIGLGGVGSHAASMLLRSGVGRLLLVDFDQVSLSSLNRHAVATRDDVGTPKALCLKKHFSMIYPECQIEAKVQLYDPSCEDEILSGQPDFVLDCIDNIDTKVALLAACVRRGLRVLSAMGAGARADPTRIRVADLRESSNDPLSRAVRYRLKKDHGIEGGIPVVFSLEKPKAKLLPFQASKEEETPSDYQIVPGFRVRIIPVLGTIPAIFGQVMASYVITQLAKLDFQTEPIVNMDLDHYRILHHRLLEHEELIYGSAEQVLVDAEEVMYIVKELWRGRSARDQNLKDTGRKMWRSVNELMLVRWDKSKPAGVSNLILLKFNEADAHESTTLDQIKEEEPEFYNMVSRVLKQAEAEFAL from the exons ATGATGAAGTGGTCTCCGAACAGCTCACAAG TAATTGGTCTTGGAGGGGTTGGCAGTCATGCTGCTTCAATGCTTCTTAGATCTGGTGTTGGCCGGTTGCTCCTTGTGGATTTTGATCAG GTTTCGCTGTCTTCGCTGAATCGGCATGCTGTGGCAACAAGAGATGACGTTGGAACACCTAAAGCATTATGCCTCAAGAAGCATTTTTCGATGATATATCCAGAGTGTCAAATCGAAGCAAAAGTGCAGTTGTATGATCCATCATGCGAGGATGAAATTCTTTCTGGACAACCAGACTTTGTTCTTGATTGTATAGATAACATTGATACGAAG GTTGCACTCCTTGCGGCTTGCGTACGCAGAGGTTTAAGGGTGCTTTCAGCAATGGGGGCTGGGGCTCGAGCGGACCCAACCAGAATTCGTGTTGCAGATTTGAGGGAATCAAGCAATGATCCTCTTTCTCGGGCT GTGCGGTATCGGCTGAAGAAGGACCATGGAATTGAAGGTGGAATACCGGTAGTTTTTTCCTTGGAGAAGCCCAAGGCAAAGCTACTTCCTTTTCAAGCttcaaaagaagaagaaactcCATCAGATTACCAG ATCGTGCCAGGATTCAGGGTGCGCATTATCCCAGTGCTGGGAACTATCCCTGCAATATTTGGTCAAGTTATGGCCTCATATGTGATTACTCAGCTTGCCAAGTTGGATTTTCAAACTGAACCAATTGTTAACATGGATTTGGATCATTACCGTATTCTTCACCATCGTCTTCTTGAGCATGAGGAGCTAATATATGGTTCTGCTGAACAAGTTTTG GTCGATGCTGAAGAAGTAATGTACATTGTCAAAGAATTGTGGCGTGGTCGAAGTGCTAGAGATCAAAATCTGAAGGACACTGGCCGTAAAATGTGGAGATCTGTCAATGAATTAATGCTTGTTCG gtGGGATAAATCAAAGCCTGCTGGCGTGTCAAACTTAATACTTCTCAAGTTCAATGAG GCAGATGCACATGAATCCACCACTCTTGACCAAATAAAGGAAGAAGAACCTGAATTTTACAACATGGTTTCACGTGTTCTGAAACAAGCTGAAGCAGAATTTGCTTTATGA
- the LOC4340655 gene encoding tRNA threonylcarbamoyladenosine dehydratase isoform X3 yields the protein MIYPECQIEAKVQLYDPSCEDEILSGQPDFVLDCIDNIDTKVALLAACVRRGLRVLSAMGAGARADPTRIRVADLRESSNDPLSRAVRYRLKKDHGIEGGIPVVFSLEKPKAKLLPFQASKEEETPSDYQIVPGFRVRIIPVLGTIPAIFGQVMASYVITQLAKLDFQTEPIVNMDLDHYRILHHRLLEHEELIYGSAEQVLVDAEEVMYIVKELWRGRSARDQNLKDTGRKMWRSVNELMLVRWDKSKPAGVSNLILLKFNEADAHESTTLDQIKEEEPEFYNMVSRVLKQAEAEFAL from the exons ATGATATATCCAGAGTGTCAAATCGAAGCAAAAGTGCAGTTGTATGATCCATCATGCGAGGATGAAATTCTTTCTGGACAACCAGACTTTGTTCTTGATTGTATAGATAACATTGATACGAAG GTTGCACTCCTTGCGGCTTGCGTACGCAGAGGTTTAAGGGTGCTTTCAGCAATGGGGGCTGGGGCTCGAGCGGACCCAACCAGAATTCGTGTTGCAGATTTGAGGGAATCAAGCAATGATCCTCTTTCTCGGGCT GTGCGGTATCGGCTGAAGAAGGACCATGGAATTGAAGGTGGAATACCGGTAGTTTTTTCCTTGGAGAAGCCCAAGGCAAAGCTACTTCCTTTTCAAGCttcaaaagaagaagaaactcCATCAGATTACCAG ATCGTGCCAGGATTCAGGGTGCGCATTATCCCAGTGCTGGGAACTATCCCTGCAATATTTGGTCAAGTTATGGCCTCATATGTGATTACTCAGCTTGCCAAGTTGGATTTTCAAACTGAACCAATTGTTAACATGGATTTGGATCATTACCGTATTCTTCACCATCGTCTTCTTGAGCATGAGGAGCTAATATATGGTTCTGCTGAACAAGTTTTG GTCGATGCTGAAGAAGTAATGTACATTGTCAAAGAATTGTGGCGTGGTCGAAGTGCTAGAGATCAAAATCTGAAGGACACTGGCCGTAAAATGTGGAGATCTGTCAATGAATTAATGCTTGTTCG gtGGGATAAATCAAAGCCTGCTGGCGTGTCAAACTTAATACTTCTCAAGTTCAATGAG GCAGATGCACATGAATCCACCACTCTTGACCAAATAAAGGAAGAAGAACCTGAATTTTACAACATGGTTTCACGTGTTCTGAAACAAGCTGAAGCAGAATTTGCTTTATGA